From the Ensifer adhaerens genome, the window CGCCAAGGGCGTCTGGCTGATCCTCGACGAGACCTACCGCGACTTCCTGCCCGACGCGTCTGCCGCCCCGCATGGCCTGCTCGCAACCGAAGGCTGGCAGGAGAGCTTCATCGGCCTATACAGCTTCTCGAAATCCTTCTGCATTCCCGGTCATCGCCTGGGCGCGATCACCGCCGGCCCTGCCGTCATCGAGCAGGTGACGAAGATCATGGACAACCTGCAGATCTGCGCGCCGCGCTCGGCCCAGGCCGCGGTCGCGAAGGCAATCCCGGCTCTTGCCGACTGGCGTCAGACGAACCGCGCCGAAATCGCGGCACGAGCCGATGCGCTGCGCGACGTCATGAGCCGCCTGCCGAAGTGGAAGCTGCAGGCGGTCGGCGCCTATTTCGCCTATGTCCGCCACCCCTTCCCGGATATCGACTCGCAGTTCATCGCAGAGAAGCTGGCCAAGCTCGCCGGCGTCGTCTGCCTGCCCGGCGACTATTTCGGCGAAGGCCAGGAGAACTATCTGCGCTTTGCCTTCGCCAATGCGGATGCCGCAACGATCCGCAAGCTTGAAGAGCGGCTGGCGAACTTCACGCCGCCCGGCCTTTGAGACTTGAAGTGACGCAGTTCCGGACGGGAAACCGTTTCACACTATTCGTGGAATTGGTCTGAGGCCCGGAACTGCTCTGAGGAAAGCGCGCAGCGTTACCCGCGCCGCGCGATCAGGATGCCGACAAGCACGATGACGCCGCCGATCGCCTGCATCATGCCCACCGGCTCGGCAAGCAGGATCCAGGCGAGAATTGCCGCCACGACCGGCTGCAACAGCAAAGTCAGCGAGGAAAAGGCGGGCGGCAGATAGGCAAGCGCATAGGTGATCGCCACCTGCCCGCCGGCATGGCTGACAAAGGCGAGACCGAAAAGCATCGCCCACCCGAACGTCGTCGCCGGAAAGAGCGTCGGCTCGAACAGGACTGCCATCGGCAGCATGCAGATTGCTGCAGACGCCGTACTCCAGATCATGATGCGCACGGTGCTGAACAAGCTGCGCAGCCGCCCGATCGCCAGGATGTAGCCGGCATAGAACATGGCGGCGATGACAGCGATGCCGTCCCCCAGCAGATTGCCCTCACCGAGCGCCATCGGTCCACCCTTGAGGATCACCACGCCCGCAACCGCCGTGATGAGGCCTATGGCGAAGATGACGCTGACGCGCGAGCGAAACAAAAGCCAGCTCGTGAGCGTCACGAAAACGGGCGCCAGATTGGCAAGCAGCGTGGCGTTGGCGACCGAGGTCTTGGTGAGCGCGTAGTGCCAGGCGCCGAGATCGATGGCGAGAAACACGCCGGGCAGGATGAGCAACGCATATTCCGAGAGCTTTTCCGGTCGCCGCCCGCCGGCGCCCTCGGGGCGGAACCAGGTCCAGGCAAGAAGCGGAATCAATGCCAGAGCCACGCGCCAGAAGGCGGTCGCCATCGGCCCGACTTCCGACAGTCGCACGAAGATCGGCGAGCCGCCGATCGCAGCGCCGCCGATGAGAAGTGCTGCCATGGCAACGCGATTGTGGGCCGAGGAATGATGTGGGTGGGTCACGGGAGGCATCCGGAAGGGAGCAGTGGTCTGCTGCAGATCGTTGACGAGCTATCAGATGCCGGCTGCCGGTGACAGTCCTTGCGCGCCCAAGCCTGAAAGAAAAACGGCCGCCACAAGATTGCGGCGGCCGTCCTTCAGAGGATGTTGCGCTTTGCTCAGGCGGCGTCGGGAACGTGGACAGTCTTCACTTCCAGGAAGTCCTCAAGGCCGAACATGCCACCTTCGCGACCGTTGCCGGACTGCTTGTAGCCGCCGAATGGGCTGCCGTAGCGATGTGGCCCACCATTGATGTGCACCATGCCGGCGCGCAGGCGACCGGCAACACGCTCGGCCCGCTTGGGGTCACCCGTCTGCACGTAAGCCGCGAGACCGTAGTTAGTGTCGTTGGCGATCGCGATCGCTTCCTCCTCGGTATCGAAGGGAATGATGGCGAGTACCGGGCCGAAGACCTCCTCGCGGGCGATGCGCATCTCATTGTTGACATCGGCAAAGATCGTCGGCTTGACGAAGTAGCCGGTTTCGAAGCCCTCCGGCTTGCCGGCGCCGCCGACGAGCAGACGCGCGCCTTCGGCAATGCCTGCCTCGATCAGCGCCTGCACCCGGCCGAACTGGATGTGGCTGACGAGCGGACCGATGTGGCCGCCTTCCTGGGTGGGGTCGCCGACCTTGGCCTCGCGGCCGACATGCTTGGCGATCTCGACCACCTGGTCGTAAACGCTGCGCTCCACCAGCATTCGGGTCGGCGCGTCGCAGGACTGGCCGGAATTGTTGAAGCATTCCAGCACGCTGCCGGTGACGCGGTCTTCGAGATCGGCATCGGCAAAGACGATGTTCGGCGACTTGCCACCGAGTTCCAGCGTCACGCGCTTGACGGTCTCGGCCGCATCCTTGCTGACGGCGATGCCGGCGCGGGTCGAGCCGGTGAACGACATCATGTCGATGTCGCGATGCTTGGAAAGGGCAGCACCGGCATTGATGCCGTCGCCGTTGACAAGGTTGAAGACGCCGGCCGGGAAGCCCGCCTCGTCGATCATCTCGGCGTAGAGCATGGCGTTCAGTGGCGTGAACTCGCTCGGCTTCAGGATGCAGGTCGAGCCGGTTGCCAGCGCCGGCACCACCTTCAGCGCGATCTGGTTGATCGGCCAGTTCCACGGCGTGATCAGACCGCACACACCGATCGGCTCGCGCAGGATGACGTCGCCGTTCGGCAGCCGGTCGCGGCTCTTCAGCCGCTTCAGCGCGTCGATGAAGCCCTGGAGGTGGCCGACGCCGACATCGGCCTGCTGCTCGCGGGTCATGGTCTTCGGTGCACCAAGCTCCATGGTGATGGTATCGACCATCTCGTCATAGCGGCGCTTGTAGACGGCAAGCAGCTTTTCGAGCAGCGCCAGCCGTTCCTCGACGCTGGTCTGGCTGTAGGTGGCAAAGGCCTTCTTGGCGGCGGCAACCGCCCGGTCGATGTCTGCGGCGGTGCCCATGGAGATCACCGCAATCGGCTTTTCCGTCGCCGGGTTCAGCACCTCGAGATCGTTTGCGACGATGGGATCCACCCAGGCGCCATTGATGTAAAACTTGCGTTTGTCGAGCATTCGCTCCTCCTTCCCGTCAGTTTGTCTTTTGCTTCTCCGCGAGCCAGTTCCGGATCAGCATGCGATAGCGCTCGCCGGAAAAGCTCGGAAAATGTCCGCCATGAACGATACGCGCGGGGATCGCGAGCAACCGTTCCATCGACGCCAGGTAGTCGTCGGCATTGGAATGATAGGTGTCCTCGATCAGCGGCCCGTCATAGAGAATGTCGCCCGAGAAGAGCACGCCGGTTTTCGCCTCCCAAAGCGCAATCCCGCCGGGCGAATGGCCGGGCGTATGGATCACCTCGAAGACCCGGTCGCCGAGATCGATATGGTCGCCGTCTTCCAAGAGCCGCGTCGCCGGCGCCGCCCTCACCGCATAGGTGGTGGAGGCGTAGGGTTCGGGCGGCAATGCGTCGAAGATCTCGTCGGCGACATAGGGATCGGCAAGCGTGTTCTTGCGGGTCGGATGCGCCAGCAGCTCGGCCTCGGCGGAATGCACGCAGCGGCACTCGAACTCGTGATGGCAGCCGATATGGTCGAAATGGGTGTGGCTGGCGACGGCATCCAAAGCGCGTTCGGTGACGAGCGGCACCCATTGCCTGAGCGACACGACGCCCATGCCGCTATCGACGAGCATGTCGCGGTCGCGGCCGCGCACATGCCAGATGTTGCAGCGGTAGAATTCCTGGATATAGGGCTCGTCGATGATCGTGACGCCATCGTCGAGCCGTCTCACCCGGTACCAGTCCTTGGGGGCAATTCTCTGCATCGTGTTACGCGTGTCCACCTGTGGCGGGCAAAGCTACGACGTCGGCTGCGCGCACGGCAAGCGGCACAATCTCGCCCTCGCGCACGGTTGCCGATTGCGGCAGATGTGCCACCAGCGCCCTCGTATCCGCAGCACAGGGCTGCAGGTGGCAGCGATAGTGCGTGCCGAAGAAAGCGCTGCCGGCAACCCGCGCCTCTCCGAGCGCCACGGTCGGTCCCTCTGCCTTGTCGTCGGCGCGGAAATGTTCCGGCCGGATGGTCAGCGTGATCCGGTCGCCGGCCTTCGGCGACGATGCGGTGAAATTGCCCGCCGGCAACGCCAGGCTGCCAAGTGACGTTTCGACATGGGCGGAGCTTGCATCCGCCGCCGCGACACGACCGGAAACAAAATTGACCTCGCCCATGAACCCCGCCGAAAACAGCGAGCGCGGGCGCATATATATCTCCGACGGCGGGCCGAAATCCTCGATCCGCCCCTGGTTCATCACCACGATTCGGTCGGCGATCGCCATCGCCTCCTCCTGGTCGTGGGTGACGTGCACGAAGGTGGTGCCGACCCGTTTCTGGATCGCCTTCAGCTCGTCCTGCATCTGGCGGCGAAGTTTCAGAAGAGCACCAGCACGGCGACCGGCAGGAAGATGAAGGCATAGACGAGGACGAGATAGGTCCAGGAGAGCACGCTTGCGGAGATCTGGCGCAGCATCGTCAGGCCCTCTCGATCTTCAGCCAGCGAGCGCAGGCGAGATAGGCGACGGTGACGGCGAGCATCAGCACGATCGACAGCGCCGCTGCCATCGGGAAATCCGCCCGGCGCCCGAGCTGCAGCATGATGATCTGCGGCAGCACCAGCTCGTTGTTGCCGCCGAGGATCTGCGGCGTGACATAGTCGCCGATACAGAGCACGAAGGTAAGGAAGGCGCCGGTCATGATACCGGGCAGCGTCAAGGGCAGCACCACATGCCAGAAGGTCTGGAAGGCATTGGCGCCGAGGTCTGATGCCGCGCGGCGGTAGTTTGGCGAAAGCTGGATCAGGTTGGAATAGATCGTCAGCGTCAAAAGCATGACGAAGAAGTGCACGAAACCGATGACCGTCGCCGTGCGCGTGCTCGCCAGCTCCAGCGGCTCGGAGATAAGGCCGATGCTCATGAATGTCTGGTTGATCACGCCGTTCTTCGACAGCACCAACAGCCAGGAATAGGAGCGCACCACATAGGAGGTCCAGAACGGCAGGATCGCCAGGATGAGCGCCATGCGCTGCAGCCGCTTCGGCACGCGCTCGGCGATGATCCAGGCGAGCGGATAGGCGAGCAGCACCGAGATCACCGTGACGATGACGGTGATTTCGAGCGAGTTGACGAGCCCCCGGAACAGCGCGTTTTCGGAGAAGAAGCGGACGTAGTTGTCGAAGTTCCAGGCATGGACGATGTCCCGCCCTTCTCGCTTCCAGAGGCTCATCGCCGCCATGAAGGCGAAGGGCACGACGAAGAAGGCGATGGTCCATAGAAGCGCCGGAGCAACGAAGCCCCAGGCCTTGCGCCGGTCGGCGTCTTCGAGCGCTGTCGCTGATGTCAAAGCGGTGTCGGCCATTACCGTTCCAGATCAAAGGATTTCGGCGAGCGAAGAAGAAGGGCGAGCGCGACACGCATCGCGC encodes:
- a CDS encoding aminotransferase, which produces MPHFNPLVEKLSPPPVPSVLAWAKSYDGSRGPLIDLSQAVPGYPAHPDMLAWLGEAAASTAYTGYGAIEGEAVLRDAYAAHVAGLYGAVITADNIHITSGCNQAFICTAMAIAGAGDTILMTNPYYFNQETTLSMLGIHVELVPCDAGAGFLPEVDAIAAALRPGIRALALVSPNNPTGAVYPPELLGRIYEACRAKGVWLILDETYRDFLPDASAAPHGLLATEGWQESFIGLYSFSKSFCIPGHRLGAITAGPAVIEQVTKIMDNLQICAPRSAQAAVAKAIPALADWRQTNRAEIAARADALRDVMSRLPKWKLQAVGAYFAYVRHPFPDIDSQFIAEKLAKLAGVVCLPGDYFGEGQENYLRFAFANADAATIRKLEERLANFTPPGL
- a CDS encoding DMT family transporter: MAALLIGGAAIGGSPIFVRLSEVGPMATAFWRVALALIPLLAWTWFRPEGAGGRRPEKLSEYALLILPGVFLAIDLGAWHYALTKTSVANATLLANLAPVFVTLTSWLLFRSRVSVIFAIGLITAVAGVVILKGGPMALGEGNLLGDGIAVIAAMFYAGYILAIGRLRSLFSTVRIMIWSTASAAICMLPMAVLFEPTLFPATTFGWAMLFGLAFVSHAGGQVAITYALAYLPPAFSSLTLLLQPVVAAILAWILLAEPVGMMQAIGGVIVLVGILIARRG
- a CDS encoding aldehyde dehydrogenase family protein: MLDKRKFYINGAWVDPIVANDLEVLNPATEKPIAVISMGTAADIDRAVAAAKKAFATYSQTSVEERLALLEKLLAVYKRRYDEMVDTITMELGAPKTMTREQQADVGVGHLQGFIDALKRLKSRDRLPNGDVILREPIGVCGLITPWNWPINQIALKVVPALATGSTCILKPSEFTPLNAMLYAEMIDEAGFPAGVFNLVNGDGINAGAALSKHRDIDMMSFTGSTRAGIAVSKDAAETVKRVTLELGGKSPNIVFADADLEDRVTGSVLECFNNSGQSCDAPTRMLVERSVYDQVVEIAKHVGREAKVGDPTQEGGHIGPLVSHIQFGRVQALIEAGIAEGARLLVGGAGKPEGFETGYFVKPTIFADVNNEMRIAREEVFGPVLAIIPFDTEEEAIAIANDTNYGLAAYVQTGDPKRAERVAGRLRAGMVHINGGPHRYGSPFGGYKQSGNGREGGMFGLEDFLEVKTVHVPDAA
- a CDS encoding MBL fold metallo-hydrolase, with protein sequence MQRIAPKDWYRVRRLDDGVTIIDEPYIQEFYRCNIWHVRGRDRDMLVDSGMGVVSLRQWVPLVTERALDAVASHTHFDHIGCHHEFECRCVHSAEAELLAHPTRKNTLADPYVADEIFDALPPEPYASTTYAVRAAPATRLLEDGDHIDLGDRVFEVIHTPGHSPGGIALWEAKTGVLFSGDILYDGPLIEDTYHSNADDYLASMERLLAIPARIVHGGHFPSFSGERYRMLIRNWLAEKQKTN
- a CDS encoding ABC transporter ATP-binding protein, with translation MQDELKAIQKRVGTTFVHVTHDQEEAMAIADRIVVMNQGRIEDFGPPSEIYMRPRSLFSAGFMGEVNFVSGRVAAADASSAHVETSLGSLALPAGNFTASSPKAGDRITLTIRPEHFRADDKAEGPTVALGEARVAGSAFFGTHYRCHLQPCAADTRALVAHLPQSATVREGEIVPLAVRAADVVALPATGGHA
- a CDS encoding ABC transporter permease, with translation MADTALTSATALEDADRRKAWGFVAPALLWTIAFFVVPFAFMAAMSLWKREGRDIVHAWNFDNYVRFFSENALFRGLVNSLEITVIVTVISVLLAYPLAWIIAERVPKRLQRMALILAILPFWTSYVVRSYSWLLVLSKNGVINQTFMSIGLISEPLELASTRTATVIGFVHFFVMLLTLTIYSNLIQLSPNYRRAASDLGANAFQTFWHVVLPLTLPGIMTGAFLTFVLCIGDYVTPQILGGNNELVLPQIIMLQLGRRADFPMAAALSIVLMLAVTVAYLACARWLKIERA